In the genome of Primulina tabacum isolate GXHZ01 chromosome 13, ASM2559414v2, whole genome shotgun sequence, the window ATTTTTTAAATGGGtgcaaaaacaaacaaaaaatcttTTCACGTGAAAATTGAACACATGTAAACAAGTCAACTTGTGGATAAAAAGTAAGGAGAAAATTTAACAAAAGTGAAACCTTCATAAAAAATGCATTAGTTCTACAGAAAACAGATACATTTGAAGAAAATAACAtagtataaatcaaattctaacaCAGCGAAACTAACGCAGAACATTGGAATGAGAAGAGCTAAGAATGCTTATCCAACAATAAATACGAGTGAAATAAGATCTGTCAGATCAAATGAAACCAATTCTCAACGAGCGCAagtatgaaatattttgttcttcaagaTCCAACACACTTAAACcaattaaaaaaagaaattaacTTCACGAAAATAGAAATGTACTCATAAAAGGTTAAACAATTGCGGCAAAAGAGAATACACAATATTCAACCGAGCACGCAGTGTATTACATAAAATAggcacaaatatatataatttcatagacaagaaaattttgaaaaaatgggGAGATTTAGCAaggaaaaattgaaaaaaaaaattttacttTCGCTTCTTTCTCCAAGCCTTCTTCTTTCCTCCAGTGGCACGCCTCTTGTGCATAGAATCCCGAGAAATACCTACGGAAAAACAACAATTCACTCACTTTCGTCGTGAAATAAACACCGAATACATTACAATGATTATCGTAAAGATACAAAAGATGAACAAATTGATCTTGTACCCATGATTGCCGACGGAAGGCCTTGCGTTCACGATAGATCCCCCAGAAGAGTGCAGATACGAAAACGGCGAGGTAGAGAAGAAGCAAGGCAAGTGGTTTGGGCTTTATTAAGGCTCACTCTAAGCCCTAACCACGTTATATTACCGATATACCCTTAGTGCTTCTCTTTTACGACGTCGTTGGCATTTCTGTTTCTCTTGCATCTTTATGTCATCGCATATTTGTGTGTTgaattttacatatttttaaattgtgattctaaaaaacaaacataaatttttgttatcaaataaaataaacgtgcctggatttttataacataagggagaaatgtgtttgtttttttttttaaaaaaataaaattttaaactattCACAAATGATTTATGCAATTAGCTCTCAAAATAATTTATcgaattaatttgaaaatttggttcagatattgggaattttaaattatttttaaagacaaaaaattgtgtgagacggtctcacggatcgtattttgtgagacgtatctcttatttgggttttctatgaaaaaatattattttttagctaacagtattactttttatttggaatatcggtaggtttgacccatctcacagataaagattcatgagactaTTTCACATGAGACttattcatttttaaaataatttgttcAAGTGGGTAAAATCTAATTGATTTCGGTTATTTccataaaacatgtgaaatctaattaaatgaaatagttttaaaataaaataaaatatttttgtaggGCCATGATAGTATAGTATTGGCCTAGGTTCAAGTCTTCAAGATCACTCAAGTAAAACGTTGTGGCCCATTAGATTTATAATAGTGTGTTTtttgttgaaattttttttattcacgcatttcaaattatttttatttaaaaaaaaaaagtttactCATGATGGGAATCCTCTTACATGAGTCGATGGTTCCTTGACCCGGTTGAAATAGTAAATCGAAGGATATGTACGAATAGACATAAACTCAATAGATATAACCACAAACACCAACTTGCCGACCACAAACACCGACTCATAGACCATAATCCCAAGCATATGCTCACATAATAATCGACATACAACGTAACCTCAAACTTTAACAACTAGCTTATGTCCTTGGTGGCACATATTTCAATTTATTATTCatttattatgcatattttgttatttcatCTAACAAGTCAAAAACAGTGTTTAGTCAGGTTTCTACTTGAATTACGATTTTAGCCCTTATCATTTTTTTACTTTTCTTTATTACCCTTTATTCTTTGCATGTATCATGTAACTTTTTGTAATTCCGCATATTTCTTATTACCAGTGTCATCATTAGATTGTAAATGAATCAAGATGATTCGCGAGTTTTTCGAActaaatttaattcaaaattattttgttcgataGCTCGTGagtcttattattttattaatatagtacaattatatattaaatattcatgTATATCGAGTCTTTCGGAAGTGTCGATCTTTCAAATCTTCATTCTTGAACCTTATTGTGAGAAAAATAGTTTGAAAAGCTCGTGAATAATTTCGAAGATTTCAAGCCGAACTCACAATCAAACTTCTTTTTTATCCGAACTCAAgtcacattttttaaaatttctagtTTCCAATCGGCTCGAACTTGAATATACCTGATTCGAGCCGAATTCAACATCAAAATTTTTACTAATATCGACTCGATTTGATTCGTTCAAACCTCTAGTCATAACATGGATTTTGGGGGTCTGTATCGAACTTAAAAAATCTGATCTCTCGACTAATGTCACCGTttttcaataatatatttttaaccaATTTTTTATCATCTGCAATAATGTTAGCACTGTCCTCTTCATTGAATTTATTCACAATAGAAGCTCAAATTACTTTATAAATTCTCAATACCAAATTTTAATAATTGCAAGTAAAATGTAATACTAAAGTTTAATTATCTAAATCATTGATTACAATGATATTAAATTGAAAGAAATGATAAATATCGTACTTTCATAGTATAATTAGACTTAATATAATGTTAAAAGAtcctttttatttttgaaattattggGCTTTGTATagcataataaaaattattttttgactATTTTTTAAGCTaattgaataaatttttttggagACGACCACCTCACGTACCTAACCTCAAGCATGAGCCTGATTATTACCACTGAGTAATATTTTAGTTCCAtttaatgaattataaaaaCTGGAACTCGAAAACTTGGTCGATTGTTCTTGATGTGATCTTGAGAATATATATCCAAAATCCCCAAATGACGAACATATTTCGACACCTAATCATGCATAAATACGATTCAAATGAACAAAGATTCAATGGTTTAGATTCTAAGAGTAATAATGAACCAGCAGAGGATATATCGGAGTCTATTGATAACCTTTCGTCGCGGTGAACAACGGACATCAAACTAGAATGCAGAATGGAAGGTTGTTCCGACAGGAAATTGTTAATATGTATGCACAAGAAGAGCATGCTGCAATTTACCTAGTCGTTAACCAAATTGTACGAGTAAATAATTTGTTTGATCGTTGCAGCTTTTGGCTCATGCGATACAGCAGTTTTCCTTTTGAAAGTATGCCTCTCAGTTTATACAATGTATAATCTTGGAGTAACGTGAAAAAAGCAAAACAATCTAAACATGCATGATGATTGGCTTCTGTAACTTTAACCAGTAAAGAATCGCCTCCACGACTGCCATGGCAAAAATCCACCTGCCATGATCAGCATACATAAAATGAACAAATGGGCAAGTAAATCCACTAGTTCCATGCACATAAAGTGCAGCTCTCATAAAATACATATAATGAGAGCCAATATTGTTAGATTAATTTTATTTACGTGAATAATTATGCGTTGTGGGTTGTTTGTTAAGTTAAGTcgaaaataaagtgatcaactaAAATTTCGGGTTATTGGGTTTTAATATATCTACTATGTTGTGAGTCTTTAATGTATAGAGACGTAGgtataatttctgtttttataatggacaaaaacattaaaacagAAATATAAGAAGATATCGATAGACATTATCTATATATAGGTCACGTTCCCTAGATCACGCTGCGTCACGTTCCCTAATTTTTTCCTCGTTGAGAAAATAGTTTAGAAAAGAAAACTAAAAAATTCTCTCAAGAAATGATCGCGTAGATTTGGAAGATCAAAACACGTTATACAAAATTCGGGATTATGACTTCAGGTACGTTTTcgcttaagttttcagtcaaattcttaatgatttagTCTGACGTAGTATGTGGTTTATGACTTATGAGTTTCTCCAACATATATATTTAGTTTAGTTAAAAAATTTAGGAAAAGTGTAAATATATGTATgtgtacacacacacacacacaaagtaGCCTTTGTCTTTCGTATGGCATTGCTGCCGGTCTGATCTCTTATCAACAATTTATAGCATCCCAAAATACGACGACTCAGATTTGATATCGGGCTTTGGGAGATATTCTTGACTTTTCCGAAACAAAAACTTTTCAACTTATGTTATGTTCGATCTTGCTTAGAGTTCCTGACGTTCATACTAGACTCAAACAAAATTTTATAGCACATAAAGACCTATATTTTTAAACCCGAAAACGGGTTTGATTCATGGCTGGACAGCAGCGAGGCGCAAGCAAGACGAAACTGATGGCAGTGATTACAAGAGAGTAACTGGTATGCCTACCACAACCAGGGCATCGAAAGTAGTACTTGTCCCTCAAGACCAGACCCGACCCTTTACACACATTACACTTCTTCTGTGCCACCTGCCGTTTTGACATTCCAACCACCAAAGTTACACAAATATGGAAGCTTACTACTTACACTTGATCACCAGATCGAGTTACTTACAATCCTCTTGCTGAACTGAATCCCAGCGACCACGAAAGGCGTTACACCAGCTGCACAAATGaaatatataaacatatttatGTATAATTTAAATCGTGGTTGAAGGAAAGCAAAAGAAGTAAAATCTTGTTTATTTTACCCAAAGAGCCGATCACAATTTGCCAAGTGAGCTCCGGCTGAGGTGGGTCTGAAGTAAACGCAGAAAGCTCAGTAACACCGCTGATTTTCGAAGTTGATGGGGAATTTTTGGTTGGGAAGTTTGCTGCAGGCTTTGGAATGAAGATTGTTTTTGAGGAATGGTATGGGTTGGGGATGAACTGAAGGGATGAGAAGATCGGAGCCGCATTCATTTTCGGAAAAGTGCAACTGAAATTGTGGCCGTTGTTCCAGTTAAATCGGGTAGCAATTTTCAGCCATTGGAGCTGGCGAAGTCGAGATTGGTCCACGTCGAATTGGAGAATGATCCAACATCGATTttcccaaaatgatattttttgtcCTTATAAAACCATTTTGAGGGGAAAAAAAGattcaattaaatttttctagttCAAAATAAATtcgatttttgaaaatttgcttTCAATCTCACCCTTGCTCAATATATTGTTGATTTAGAATTATTCTTATTATTTGTGtggaatttaaatatttttaaataaaatgatgaactaaattaaaattagaaattttttttttttgctatcAAAACTTGCCAGACGCTATGATCGATTTCTAGGGCGAATAATAATAGCACAAGAGTCATGTTGTCACATTCATTGCTTGTTTGAGGTTTCAAAATTCGATTTAAGATGCCAACGTCTGGATCAAGCTGTAGTGTTCCACTCAATGAAATCACGACTCGACCAGGTGAAAAGGGTTGAGTTCATATGAATTATTGTCCCGAGTCCATACAAATGTAAACATTTATCGATACATGTAAAGTCAAACATTGTTTTTTAGTAGACCTCATATGTGAAGACCTAAATTACCCTAAAAGTAACATGAAATTTTCCAATGTTTTGGTCATATGGGTAGGCCTTGTATGACCAAAACAATATAAACCCCGTTGTATTATCTCAATACCTGCTGAAAAGAAAGGAACACAATTCGTGAAAGTATACATCTAAGACGGGGCATTAATGTATATTCTCCATATGAATGTGAATATTGTGCAAATCTGAGGTTTGGAATATGATGCATTAAATCTTGACGTGTAACATCTGAAGCCGATATTGCTCGATGGGTTGTGGTATATCGAGCATGTAACAATCCATTCGTATGATCTAGATTATGCGTCATAGGAAATTGAAGACGTAGATGGACTCGCCGTGTCAattgaaacaaaataacaaatatcTTTGAAGCATCACCAGTAACAGCAAAGTAGTATCCCTAGTAAATTGACCACGCTCATCGAAGAACTACTACATTTGATTTTACCCTTTCTTCTCCATGTATTCCTTCTATTCCTAACCCCTACTAGGGTTCATTAGAAGGAAATTATGTTTTGTGGTTATTGAGCCACTCTCTAAACATTTGATGAGCTTTCTAGTTATCATTTACATTCCTCCCTTCAACGAGTTATGAAATCTGTCATCATTTCAGATACCGTGGAATGTCCCGTAGCATTCTAAAT includes:
- the LOC142523401 gene encoding uncharacterized protein LOC142523401: MNAAPIFSSLQFIPNPYHSSKTIFIPKPAANFPTKNSPSTSKISGVTELSAFTSDPPQPELTWQIVIGSLAGVTPFVVAGIQFSKRIVAQKKCNVCKGSGLVLRDKYYFRCPGCGGFLPWQSWRRFFTG